A genome region from Magnolia sinica isolate HGM2019 chromosome 8, MsV1, whole genome shotgun sequence includes the following:
- the LOC131253088 gene encoding serine/arginine-rich splicing factor RS2Z33 isoform X3 — protein sequence MPRYDDRYGSTRLYVGRLSSRTRTRDLEDLFSRYGRVRDVDLKHDFAFIGPRGSGGGSREYLGRGPPPGSGRCFNCGLDGHWARDCKAGDWKNKCYRCGERGHIERNCQNSPKNLKRGRSYSRSPSRSPSPRRGRSRSRSYSRSRSYSRSRSPPRRERSLEREERRSRSPRYSRSPKSKKSPPPPSKGRKRSPTPDDGSPRERVSPPPRERKQATERNGSDYSGSPRDNSRSPSPERESPVGRRYRSPEANGRSPSPRDDRSPADDDDNRGSARGSESPGSAQN from the exons ATGCCTCGTTATGATGATCGCTACGGGAGTACTCGCCTCTATGTTGGCCGATTGTCATCTCGCACTCGGACGCGTGACCTGGAAGACCTTTTCAGCAGATATGGAAG AGTTCGAGATGTGGATTTGAAGCACGACTTCGCCTTTATT GGACCACGTGGCTCAGGAGGAGGTTCTCGAGAATATCTGGGTAGAGGTCCACCTCCTGGATCTGGTCGTTGCTTTAATTGTGGCTTGGATGGGCACTGGGCTCGAGATTGCAAAGCAGGCGACTGGAAGAACAAGTGTTATCGCTGTGGAGAAAGAGGCCACATAGAAAGAAACTGCCAAAACAGTCCAAAGAATCTGAA ACGTGGGCGTAGTTACTCACGATCGCCATCGAGATCACCATCTCCTCGCCGTGGCAGAAGTCGAAGCCGCAGTTACAGCCGAAGCCGCAGTTACAG CCGGTCTAGGTCCCCTCCAAGAAGAGAACGCAGCCTCGAGCGTGAGGAGAGGAGATCAAGGAGCCCTCGATACAGCAGGAGCCCAAAGTCAAAGAAGAGCCCTCCTCCCCCATCCAAAGGCAGGAAGCGCAGCCCTACACCTGACGATGGCAGCCCACGGGAGAGAGTGAGCCCTCCACCAAGGGAGCGTAAGCAGGCCACTGAGCGCAACGGTTCAGACTACAGCGGCAGCCCTAGGGACAACAGCAGGAGCCCCAGTCCTGAGAGGGAGAGTCCTGTAGGCAGGAGGTACCGAAGCCCTGAGGCTAATGGCCGCAGCCCTAGCCCCAGGGATGACAGGAGCCCcgctgatgatgatgataaccGTGGTTCTGCTAGAGGCAGTGAGTCTCCTGGCAGTGCTCAAAATTGA
- the LOC131253088 gene encoding serine/arginine-rich splicing factor RS2Z33 isoform X1 produces MPRYDDRYGSTRLYVGRLSSRTRTRDLEDLFSRYGRVRDVDLKHDFAFIECLGIMLFKYEPLLCGSLVIANYLQEFSDPRDADDARYSLNGREFDGSRIIVEFAKGGPRGSGGGSREYLGRGPPPGSGRCFNCGLDGHWARDCKAGDWKNKCYRCGERGHIERNCQNSPKNLKRGRSYSRSPSRSPSPRRGRSRSRSYSRSRSYSRSRSPPRRERSLEREERRSRSPRYSRSPKSKKSPPPPSKGRKRSPTPDDGSPRERVSPPPRERKQATERNGSDYSGSPRDNSRSPSPERESPVGRRYRSPEANGRSPSPRDDRSPADDDDNRGSARGSESPGSAQN; encoded by the exons ATGCCTCGTTATGATGATCGCTACGGGAGTACTCGCCTCTATGTTGGCCGATTGTCATCTCGCACTCGGACGCGTGACCTGGAAGACCTTTTCAGCAGATATGGAAG AGTTCGAGATGTGGATTTGAAGCACGACTTCGCCTTTATT GAGTGTTTGGGAATCATGTTGTTCAAATATGAGCCTCTCTTGTGTGGTTCTCTTGTCATTGCAAACTATCTACAGGAATTTAGTGATCCTCGAGATGCAGACGATGCAAGATACAGCTTAAATGGTCGAGAATTTGATGGGAGCCGTATCATTGTGGAATTTGCAAAGGGG GGACCACGTGGCTCAGGAGGAGGTTCTCGAGAATATCTGGGTAGAGGTCCACCTCCTGGATCTGGTCGTTGCTTTAATTGTGGCTTGGATGGGCACTGGGCTCGAGATTGCAAAGCAGGCGACTGGAAGAACAAGTGTTATCGCTGTGGAGAAAGAGGCCACATAGAAAGAAACTGCCAAAACAGTCCAAAGAATCTGAA ACGTGGGCGTAGTTACTCACGATCGCCATCGAGATCACCATCTCCTCGCCGTGGCAGAAGTCGAAGCCGCAGTTACAGCCGAAGCCGCAGTTACAG CCGGTCTAGGTCCCCTCCAAGAAGAGAACGCAGCCTCGAGCGTGAGGAGAGGAGATCAAGGAGCCCTCGATACAGCAGGAGCCCAAAGTCAAAGAAGAGCCCTCCTCCCCCATCCAAAGGCAGGAAGCGCAGCCCTACACCTGACGATGGCAGCCCACGGGAGAGAGTGAGCCCTCCACCAAGGGAGCGTAAGCAGGCCACTGAGCGCAACGGTTCAGACTACAGCGGCAGCCCTAGGGACAACAGCAGGAGCCCCAGTCCTGAGAGGGAGAGTCCTGTAGGCAGGAGGTACCGAAGCCCTGAGGCTAATGGCCGCAGCCCTAGCCCCAGGGATGACAGGAGCCCcgctgatgatgatgataaccGTGGTTCTGCTAGAGGCAGTGAGTCTCCTGGCAGTGCTCAAAATTGA
- the LOC131253088 gene encoding serine/arginine-rich splicing factor RS2Z33 isoform X2: MPRYDDRYGSTRLYVGRLSSRTRTRDLEDLFSRYGRVRDVDLKHDFAFIEFSDPRDADDARYSLNGREFDGSRIIVEFAKGGPRGSGGGSREYLGRGPPPGSGRCFNCGLDGHWARDCKAGDWKNKCYRCGERGHIERNCQNSPKNLKRGRSYSRSPSRSPSPRRGRSRSRSYSRSRSYSRSRSPPRRERSLEREERRSRSPRYSRSPKSKKSPPPPSKGRKRSPTPDDGSPRERVSPPPRERKQATERNGSDYSGSPRDNSRSPSPERESPVGRRYRSPEANGRSPSPRDDRSPADDDDNRGSARGSESPGSAQN; encoded by the exons ATGCCTCGTTATGATGATCGCTACGGGAGTACTCGCCTCTATGTTGGCCGATTGTCATCTCGCACTCGGACGCGTGACCTGGAAGACCTTTTCAGCAGATATGGAAG AGTTCGAGATGTGGATTTGAAGCACGACTTCGCCTTTATT GAATTTAGTGATCCTCGAGATGCAGACGATGCAAGATACAGCTTAAATGGTCGAGAATTTGATGGGAGCCGTATCATTGTGGAATTTGCAAAGGGG GGACCACGTGGCTCAGGAGGAGGTTCTCGAGAATATCTGGGTAGAGGTCCACCTCCTGGATCTGGTCGTTGCTTTAATTGTGGCTTGGATGGGCACTGGGCTCGAGATTGCAAAGCAGGCGACTGGAAGAACAAGTGTTATCGCTGTGGAGAAAGAGGCCACATAGAAAGAAACTGCCAAAACAGTCCAAAGAATCTGAA ACGTGGGCGTAGTTACTCACGATCGCCATCGAGATCACCATCTCCTCGCCGTGGCAGAAGTCGAAGCCGCAGTTACAGCCGAAGCCGCAGTTACAG CCGGTCTAGGTCCCCTCCAAGAAGAGAACGCAGCCTCGAGCGTGAGGAGAGGAGATCAAGGAGCCCTCGATACAGCAGGAGCCCAAAGTCAAAGAAGAGCCCTCCTCCCCCATCCAAAGGCAGGAAGCGCAGCCCTACACCTGACGATGGCAGCCCACGGGAGAGAGTGAGCCCTCCACCAAGGGAGCGTAAGCAGGCCACTGAGCGCAACGGTTCAGACTACAGCGGCAGCCCTAGGGACAACAGCAGGAGCCCCAGTCCTGAGAGGGAGAGTCCTGTAGGCAGGAGGTACCGAAGCCCTGAGGCTAATGGCCGCAGCCCTAGCCCCAGGGATGACAGGAGCCCcgctgatgatgatgataaccGTGGTTCTGCTAGAGGCAGTGAGTCTCCTGGCAGTGCTCAAAATTGA